The Tessaracoccus timonensis sequence GTTTGCCGTAACGGCGTTCTACACCGTCGATACCGTCTCGGGCACCGATTTGTCGGTGGAACAGGGGCAGCCGCCTGCTTGGCTGCGGGTGCTGTGCGCGGTGGGGCTCGTCGGGGCGCTCGCGCTGCCGGTGTTTGTCGCGCGGTGGGCGCGCAAGCAGTGGCTCGGATGGTTTCTCGTCGGCTGGATGATCACCGGCGTGGTGCTGATCATCGGGCTGGCAATGTTCGGCATCGTCTAACGCGCGGGTCCGGTATGGGAAGATGACCGTATGGGTTTGTTGGACTTCCTGAGCAAGCGCTCCTCATCAGGGCTCACGATTGAGGAGACGCTCATCGCGCTCTCGAAGGGGGCGGTGCTCATCGACGTGCGCACCCCGCATGAGTACGAGGCCGGGCACGCGCCCGGTGCGCGGCCGGTCGACCCCAAGGAGCTCAAGAAAAACCCACTCGACGCGATCCACGG is a genomic window containing:
- a CDS encoding rhodanese-like domain-containing protein, yielding MGLLDFLSKRSSSGLTIEETLIALSKGAVLIDVRTPHEYEAGHAPGARPVDPKELKKNPLDAIHGDDPLAERDAAIIVICDNGLRSSMVAAQLRQAGLLAESVAGGLIAWGKDGNPILPGKYRRRR